In a genomic window of Variovorax paradoxus:
- a CDS encoding spore maturation protein — translation MLNGLWLGFFLVAALAAFGRWLFGGDPAVFAALVESLFAMAKLAVEVMVLLFGTLTLWLGFLRIAEAAGLVAWLARMLGPLFRRLMPGVPAGHPALGLITMNFAANALGLDNAATPIGLKAMRELQRLNPDPVTATNAQILFLVLNASSLTLLPVTIFMYRAQQGAADPTLVFLPILLATSASTLVGLLSVAAVQRLRLWDPVVLAYLLPGALLLGGFMALLGTLSAAAIAALSSLLGNLTLFGVLVAFLLAGALKRVKVYECFIEGAKEGFDIAKNLLPYLVAMLCAIGVLRASGALDLALEGVRWLVHAGGFDARFVDALPTALVKPFSGSAARAMLIETMKSQGVDSFPALAAATIQGSTETTFYVLAVYFGAVGIQRARHTVACALLAELAGVVAAIAVCYWFFG, via the coding sequence GTGCTCAACGGCTTGTGGCTGGGTTTCTTTCTGGTGGCGGCGCTGGCCGCCTTCGGCCGCTGGCTGTTCGGCGGCGACCCGGCCGTCTTCGCGGCGCTGGTCGAGAGCCTGTTCGCGATGGCCAAGCTCGCGGTCGAGGTCATGGTGCTGCTGTTCGGCACCCTCACCCTGTGGCTGGGCTTCCTGCGCATCGCCGAGGCGGCCGGCCTCGTGGCCTGGCTCGCGCGCATGCTCGGCCCGCTGTTCCGCCGGCTCATGCCCGGCGTGCCGGCCGGCCATCCGGCGCTGGGCCTGATCACCATGAACTTCGCGGCCAACGCGCTGGGCCTGGACAACGCCGCCACGCCGATCGGCCTGAAGGCGATGCGCGAGCTGCAGCGGCTCAACCCCGACCCGGTCACGGCCACCAACGCGCAGATCCTGTTCCTGGTGCTCAACGCCTCCTCGCTCACGCTGCTGCCGGTCACCATCTTCATGTACCGCGCGCAGCAGGGCGCGGCCGATCCCACGCTGGTGTTCCTGCCGATCCTGCTGGCCACCAGCGCCTCCACGCTGGTCGGGCTGCTGTCGGTGGCCGCGGTGCAGCGGCTCCGGCTGTGGGACCCGGTGGTGCTGGCCTACCTGCTGCCCGGCGCGCTGCTGCTCGGCGGCTTCATGGCGCTGCTGGGCACGCTCTCGGCCGCGGCCATCGCCGCGCTCTCCTCGCTGCTGGGCAACCTCACGCTGTTCGGCGTGCTCGTCGCCTTCCTGCTGGCCGGCGCGCTGAAGCGCGTGAAGGTCTACGAATGCTTCATCGAGGGCGCCAAGGAAGGCTTCGACATCGCGAAGAACCTGCTGCCCTATCTGGTCGCGATGCTGTGCGCGATCGGCGTGCTGCGCGCCTCGGGCGCGCTCGACCTCGCGCTCGAGGGCGTGCGCTGGCTGGTGCATGCGGGCGGCTTCGACGCGCGCTTCGTCGACGCCCTGCCGACCGCGCTGGTCAAGCCCTTCTCGGGCAGCGCGGCACGCGCGATGCTGATCGAGACCATGAAGAGCCAGGGCGTCGACAGCTTCCCCGCGCTCGCGGCCGCCACCATCCAGGGCAGCACCGAGACCACCTTCTACGTGCTGGCCGTGTACTTCGGCGCGGTCGGCATCCAGCGCGCGCGGCACACGGTGGCCTGCGCGCTGCTGGCCGAGCTGGCGGGCGTGGTCGCGGCGATCGCGGTCTGCTACTGGTTCTTCGGCTGA
- a CDS encoding diguanylate cyclase gives MDLTDATDAAPVDDLDATFDLAPVSLWIEDYSALRRMLDGWRAQGVTDLVAFLAEDPQRVRDCMASLKVLRVNRHTLELFAAESEAHLLGSLDSVFRGDMSATVVHELDQLWRGQMRFESETVNYALDGRRLDVRVRARVLPGHEAHWDRVLVALDDVTERVAAQRRQAESERYARSLFDHSPVSLWVEDFSAVRGLLDNLRARGITDFTTFLKVHPEFVTRCMQEIRVIDVNHETLRMFGAPDLRTLLGSLSRIFRDEMRESFAEQLNDLWNHKTLQQREVINYALSGEMLNIHMQFAVQEDRLDSWDLVLVSLVDITARKKAEAYLEYLGKHDVLTQLCNRTFYTEELNRLARKGPWPVSIVAIDLNGLKQLNDQEGHAAGDTMLRRMGEVLDKAVDTPSWPARIGGDEFAVLMPQTDERGAEAMRERILALLELNNQFHAGQSGHALSLAIGLATCHAGDSLEAALQRADRAMYADKALHYKDSPHERRGG, from the coding sequence ATGGACCTGACCGACGCGACCGATGCCGCCCCCGTCGACGACCTCGACGCCACCTTCGACCTGGCGCCGGTCTCGCTCTGGATCGAGGACTACAGCGCGCTGCGGCGCATGCTCGATGGCTGGCGCGCGCAGGGCGTGACCGACCTCGTCGCCTTCCTGGCCGAGGACCCGCAGCGCGTGCGCGACTGCATGGCCTCGCTGAAGGTGCTGCGCGTGAACCGCCACACGCTCGAGCTGTTCGCGGCCGAGAGCGAGGCCCATCTGCTCGGTTCGCTCGACAGCGTGTTCCGCGGCGACATGTCGGCGACCGTGGTGCACGAGCTCGACCAGCTCTGGCGCGGCCAGATGCGCTTCGAGAGCGAGACCGTGAACTACGCGCTCGACGGCCGCCGGCTCGACGTGCGGGTGCGCGCGCGCGTGCTGCCGGGCCACGAGGCGCACTGGGACCGCGTGCTGGTCGCGCTCGACGACGTGACCGAGCGCGTGGCCGCGCAGCGCCGGCAGGCCGAGAGCGAGCGCTACGCGCGCAGCCTGTTCGACCATTCGCCGGTGTCGCTGTGGGTGGAGGACTTCAGCGCGGTGCGCGGCCTGCTCGACAACCTGCGCGCGCGCGGCATCACCGACTTCACCACCTTCCTCAAGGTGCATCCCGAGTTCGTGACCCGCTGCATGCAGGAGATCCGCGTCATCGACGTGAACCACGAGACCCTGCGCATGTTCGGCGCGCCCGACCTGCGCACCCTGCTGGGCAGCCTGTCGCGCATCTTCCGCGACGAGATGCGCGAATCCTTCGCCGAGCAGCTCAACGACCTGTGGAACCACAAGACGCTGCAGCAGCGCGAGGTGATCAACTACGCGCTGTCGGGCGAGATGCTCAACATCCACATGCAGTTCGCGGTGCAGGAGGACCGGCTCGACAGCTGGGACCTGGTGCTGGTCTCGCTGGTCGACATCACCGCGCGCAAGAAGGCCGAGGCCTACCTCGAGTACCTGGGCAAGCACGACGTGCTCACGCAGCTGTGCAACCGCACCTTCTACACCGAGGAACTCAACCGGCTGGCGCGCAAGGGGCCGTGGCCGGTGTCGATCGTGGCGATCGACCTCAACGGCCTGAAGCAGCTCAACGACCAGGAAGGCCACGCCGCTGGCGACACCATGCTGCGCCGCATGGGCGAGGTGCTCGACAAGGCGGTCGACACGCCGTCCTGGCCCGCGCGCATCGGCGGCGACGAGTTCGCGGTGCTGATGCCGCAGACCGACGAGCGCGGCGCCGAGGCGATGCGCGAGCGCATCCTCGCGCTGCTGGAGCTCAACAACCAGTTCCATGCCGGCCAGAGCGGCCATGCGCTGAGCCTGGCGATCGGGCTGGCGACCTGCCATGCGGGCGATTCGCTCGAGGCCGCGCTGCAGCGCGCCGACCGCGCGATGTACGCCGACAAGGCGCTGCACTACAAGGACAGCCCGCACGAGCGCCGCGGCGGCTGA
- a CDS encoding helix-turn-helix transcriptional regulator: MLAAREEAIVQTANRLLAQKGFESMTVDEVAASVGIAKASLYKHFPSKEDLAAAAMVRLMQRTLDLLASLPADEPPIGKLRATVRWALELQLAGEMPSLPHQNSSLRATLLGNRGYIDRLVTISDTLGGWIQAAQADGSMNPKLPAIGVLYTLYARGCDPVLGFLQGGGQHSDAQIVELVLSTCFDGLAAR, translated from the coding sequence ATGCTGGCTGCGCGGGAAGAGGCCATCGTGCAGACCGCCAACCGGCTGCTGGCCCAGAAGGGCTTCGAATCGATGACGGTCGACGAGGTCGCGGCCTCGGTGGGCATCGCCAAGGCCAGCCTCTACAAGCATTTCCCGAGCAAGGAAGACCTGGCGGCGGCCGCCATGGTGCGGCTGATGCAGCGCACGCTCGATCTGCTCGCGTCGCTGCCGGCCGACGAGCCGCCGATCGGCAAGTTGCGCGCCACGGTGCGCTGGGCGCTCGAGCTGCAGCTCGCGGGCGAGATGCCCTCGCTGCCGCACCAGAATTCCAGCCTGCGCGCGACCCTGCTGGGCAACCGCGGCTACATCGACCGGCTGGTGACCATCAGCGACACCCTCGGCGGCTGGATCCAGGCGGCCCAGGCCGACGGCTCGATGAATCCGAAGCTGCCCGCGATCGGCGTGCTCTACACGCTCTATGCGCGCGGCTGCGATCCGGTGCTGGGTTTCCTGCAGGGCGGCGGGCAGCACAGCGACGCGCAGATCGTCGAGCTGGTGCTCTCGACCTGCTTCGACGGGCTGGCCGCGCGCTGA
- a CDS encoding phospholipase D family protein produces MPATPLRRRLAVLALCAAAAWISGCASLPPPPDKPPTLAFTDVRQTELGQLAYKDAPGGSETPLSGFRLLPEAAFAFDARISLARHAEKSLDVQYYLIENDDVGLLFLKELREAAARGVRVRLLVDDLYTGGADEVFSTFSAFPNVEVRLFNPLPSRSSSLATRLALSITDFGRINHRMHNKLLIADNSFAVSGGRNIANEYFMRSTAANFIDMDVISCGPVVRQMSDGFDRYWNSPHVRPIENIAPLAMTPEAAQRRFDEIARTAVPDVPIRPRDILDKSPVGEQLITGKLDRYWAPFTLFVDDPEKITRKPELAYRGSVTEGALGVIDSAQHDVKIASPYFIPGARGMAQMKKNIASGARITVITNSLGATDEPLAYAGYERYRADMLKIGVNIFEIAPLLSGRSGQFGDFGKTISRLHAKLAIVDDERFFVGSMNLDHRSAAVNTEMGLVIDSPDMVNDYDRLMRTTARVNIGYRLRLGPDGRRVQWLEYDDAGGDIVHEDEPGEFIWLRFKNWLLLPIVGEELL; encoded by the coding sequence ATGCCCGCCACCCCGCTTCGCCGCCGCCTTGCCGTGCTCGCCCTGTGCGCCGCGGCCGCATGGATCTCGGGCTGCGCGAGCCTGCCGCCGCCGCCCGACAAGCCGCCGACCCTGGCCTTCACCGACGTGCGGCAGACCGAGCTGGGCCAGCTCGCGTACAAGGACGCGCCGGGCGGCAGCGAAACCCCGCTGTCGGGCTTCCGGCTGCTGCCCGAGGCGGCCTTCGCCTTCGACGCGCGCATCTCGCTGGCGCGCCACGCCGAGAAGTCGCTCGACGTCCAGTACTACCTGATCGAGAACGACGACGTCGGCCTGCTGTTCCTCAAGGAGCTGCGCGAGGCGGCCGCGCGCGGCGTGCGCGTGCGCCTGCTGGTCGACGACCTCTACACCGGCGGCGCGGACGAGGTCTTCAGCACCTTCTCGGCCTTCCCGAACGTGGAGGTGCGGCTGTTCAACCCGCTGCCCTCGCGCTCGAGTTCGCTGGCCACGCGGCTGGCACTGTCGATCACCGACTTCGGCCGCATCAACCACCGCATGCACAACAAGCTGCTGATCGCCGACAACAGCTTCGCGGTCTCGGGCGGGCGCAACATCGCCAACGAGTACTTCATGCGCAGCACCGCGGCGAACTTCATCGACATGGACGTGATCTCGTGCGGCCCGGTGGTGCGCCAGATGTCGGACGGCTTCGACCGCTACTGGAACAGCCCGCACGTGCGCCCGATCGAGAACATCGCGCCGCTGGCGATGACGCCCGAGGCGGCGCAGCGCCGCTTCGACGAGATCGCGCGCACGGCGGTGCCCGACGTGCCGATCCGCCCGCGCGACATCCTCGACAAGTCGCCGGTGGGCGAGCAGCTGATCACCGGCAAGCTCGACCGCTACTGGGCGCCGTTCACGCTGTTCGTGGACGACCCCGAGAAGATCACGCGCAAGCCCGAGCTGGCCTACCGCGGCAGCGTGACCGAGGGCGCGCTCGGCGTCATCGACTCGGCGCAGCACGACGTGAAGATCGCTTCGCCCTACTTCATTCCGGGCGCGCGCGGCATGGCGCAGATGAAGAAGAACATCGCCTCGGGCGCGCGCATCACGGTGATCACCAATTCGCTGGGCGCCACCGACGAGCCGCTGGCCTACGCGGGCTACGAGCGCTACCGCGCCGACATGCTGAAGATCGGCGTCAACATCTTCGAGATCGCGCCGCTGCTCAGCGGGCGCTCGGGCCAGTTCGGCGACTTCGGCAAGACCATCAGCCGGCTGCACGCCAAGCTCGCGATCGTGGACGACGAGCGCTTCTTCGTCGGCTCGATGAACCTCGACCACCGCTCGGCCGCGGTCAACACCGAGATGGGTCTGGTGATCGACAGCCCCGACATGGTCAACGACTACGACCGGCTGATGCGCACCACCGCGCGCGTCAACATCGGCTACCGCCTGCGGCTGGGGCCCGACGGCCGCCGCGTCCAGTGGCTCGAGTACGACGACGCGGGCGGCGACATCGTCCACGAGGACGAGCCCGGCGAGTTCATCTGGCTGCGCTTCAAGAACTGGCTGCTGCTGCCGATCGTGGGCGAAGAGCTGCTCTGA